From one Pontibacillus sp. HMF3514 genomic stretch:
- a CDS encoding leucyl aminopeptidase produces MFTIQPTTEMFQETEALVLGLYHENKQHQPAYQQLNDALDGALDQYMQDGDLSNDYKKVSKVFTLNQTSAKRIYVVGLGKKKDLSVQKLKKAFGPLFKQLRQDRVSDVTCLLHTFQTDEISEEEASKAFSEAMIVAPYQFEHYKTSNEKPEQVIESVRILSDQEAGSLTNALEEGVAVGHGVNTARHLVQTPGNLLTATDLAEYAMTLATTYDFETEILEKEDMERLGMGALLAVNQGSTEPPKMIVLKYQGKEDWDDVVGLVGKGITFDTGGYSIKPKDGIVGMKGDMGGAAAVLGAMDTIGRLKPKQNIVAVIPSTDNMISGSAFKPDDVITSLSGKTIEVLNTDAEGRLALADAITYAKHHKAEKIIDVATLTGGVVVSLGDWVTGAMTNNEDLFTDIEKASKYTDEQIWQLPYNEIYRDQVRSSDVADLNNSPGRKGHAIMAGSFLAEFAESTPWVHLDIAGTSNPGTEYDLGPKGPTGVMARTLAHYVLTR; encoded by the coding sequence TTGTTTACTATACAACCAACAACAGAAATGTTTCAAGAAACAGAAGCTCTAGTACTAGGTTTATATCACGAAAACAAACAGCATCAACCAGCCTATCAGCAACTAAATGATGCGTTAGATGGAGCTCTTGATCAATATATGCAAGATGGGGATCTATCAAATGATTATAAGAAAGTTTCGAAGGTATTCACATTGAATCAAACATCTGCCAAGCGAATCTACGTCGTAGGGCTAGGAAAAAAGAAAGATTTGAGTGTGCAAAAGTTAAAGAAAGCGTTCGGTCCTTTATTTAAGCAGCTACGTCAGGATCGTGTTTCTGATGTTACTTGTTTACTACATACGTTCCAGACCGATGAAATCTCTGAGGAAGAAGCATCAAAAGCGTTCTCTGAAGCAATGATTGTGGCTCCTTATCAGTTTGAGCACTACAAAACAAGTAATGAAAAACCAGAACAAGTCATTGAATCTGTTCGAATCTTGTCTGATCAAGAAGCTGGCTCTCTTACAAACGCTCTTGAAGAAGGAGTAGCAGTTGGACATGGTGTGAACACAGCCCGACATTTAGTTCAAACACCTGGTAACTTATTAACTGCGACAGATTTAGCTGAGTATGCCATGACGCTTGCTACAACGTATGATTTTGAAACAGAAATTCTTGAAAAAGAAGATATGGAGCGTTTAGGTATGGGGGCTCTCTTAGCCGTAAACCAAGGATCGACTGAGCCACCAAAGATGATTGTTTTGAAATACCAAGGTAAAGAAGATTGGGATGACGTTGTAGGTCTTGTAGGAAAAGGAATCACCTTTGATACAGGCGGTTACTCGATTAAGCCGAAGGATGGTATTGTAGGTATGAAGGGTGACATGGGAGGAGCTGCAGCTGTACTTGGTGCCATGGATACAATTGGTCGCCTAAAGCCAAAACAAAACATTGTCGCTGTTATTCCATCTACAGATAACATGATTAGTGGTTCTGCCTTCAAACCTGATGATGTAATCACTTCATTAAGTGGGAAAACGATAGAGGTTCTTAATACGGATGCAGAAGGCCGCTTGGCTCTTGCTGATGCAATTACCTATGCTAAGCATCATAAAGCTGAAAAAATTATTGATGTTGCAACGCTTACTGGTGGTGTAGTTGTTTCACTTGGGGATTGGGTTACAGGTGCGATGACGAATAATGAGGATTTGTTTACAGATATTGAAAAAGCATCCAAATATACAGATGAGCAGATTTGGCAACTACCTTATAATGAAATTTATCGAGATCAAGTAAGGTCCAGTGATGTTGCTGATTTAAATAACTCACCAGGACGTAAAGGACATGCGATTATGGCTGGTTCGTTCTTGGCGGAATTTGCTGAAAGTACGCCTTGGGTTCACTTAGATATTGCAGGTACATCTAACCCTGGTACAGAATATGATTTAGGTCCTAAAGGTCCAACTGGTGTTATGGCTCGTACATTAGCACACTATGTTTTAACAAGGTAG